A window of Syntrophales bacterium genomic DNA:
TCGTCCGCGGCATGGCTGCCAAAGACAAAGGCGAGCCGATCAGCGTCCCGGTAGGCTCTGAATGCCTCGGCAGGATTCTGAATGTCGTAGGCCGCCCGGTGGACAGCCTCGGACCGGTAAACGCGAAAACATACATGCCCATCCACCGGGAAGCCCCCCTGCTTGTCGAGCAGGACACCTCGGTTCACCTGCTGGAAACCGGGATAAAGGTCATCGACCTCCTTGTTCCGTTTCCCCGCGGCGGGAAAATGGGACTCTTCGGAGGCGCCGGCGTCGGCAAAACCGTCGTCATGATGGAGATGATCCATAACATCGCAATGCATCACGGCGGAATATCAGTTTTCGGCGGGGTAGGAGAACGCACCCGTGAGGGAAATGATCTCTACCGCGAAATGATGGAGTCCGGGGTTATCAAGCAGGCCGCCCTGGTCTATGGGCAGATGACCGAGCCGCCCGGCGCCCGCGCCCGGGTAGCCCTGACAGCCGTAACGGAGGCGGAGTATTTCCGGGATATCGAAGGACAGGACGTCCTCCTTTTCATTGACAACATCTTCCGTTTCACGCAGGCCGGCTCCGAGGTCTCGGCGCTCCTGGGCCGCATGCCTTCCGCCGTCGGCTATCAGCCGACACTGGCTACCGACTTGGGAGAGCTGCAGGAGCGAATTACTTCGACAGACAAAGGCTCCATCACCGCCGTGGAATGCGTTTACGTCCCTGCGGACGATCTCACCGACCCGGCGCCGGCCACCACCTTCAGCCACCTCGACGGCAGCGTCGTGCTCTCGCGGCCGATAGCGGAGCTGGGCATCTACCCGGCGGTTGACCCGCTGGATTCCACGTCCCGAATCCTGGATCCCACCGTTCTGGGCGCGGAACACTACAATGTGGCGCGCCAGGTGCAGATCACCTTGCAGAAATACAAGGACCTGCAGGATATTATTGCTATTCTTGGGATGGACGAACTGTCGGAAGAAGACAAGCTGACCGTCAACCGGGCCAGAAAGGTGCAGCGGTTCCTCTCCCAGCCGTTCTTTGTCGCCGCCCAGTTTACCGGCACCGAAGGGAAATTTGTCTCCATCGCCGATACGGTTCGCGGCTTCAAGGAAATACTGGAAGGTAAATACGACGAACTGCCCGAACAGGCTTTCTACATGGTAGGCAGCATCGAAGAAGTTATGGAAAAGGCGAA
This region includes:
- the atpD gene encoding F0F1 ATP synthase subunit beta, which produces MNIGKIVQVIGPVVDVAFEEGQLPSIMNAIAITNPTINDSEDNLIVEVAQHLGDNVVRCIAMDVTDGLVRGMAAKDKGEPISVPVGSECLGRILNVVGRPVDSLGPVNAKTYMPIHREAPLLVEQDTSVHLLETGIKVIDLLVPFPRGGKMGLFGGAGVGKTVVMMEMIHNIAMHHGGISVFGGVGERTREGNDLYREMMESGVIKQAALVYGQMTEPPGARARVALTAVTEAEYFRDIEGQDVLLFIDNIFRFTQAGSEVSALLGRMPSAVGYQPTLATDLGELQERITSTDKGSITAVECVYVPADDLTDPAPATTFSHLDGSVVLSRPIAELGIYPAVDPLDSTSRILDPTVLGAEHYNVARQVQITLQKYKDLQDIIAILGMDELSEEDKLTVNRARKVQRFLSQPFFVAAQFTGTEGKFVSIADTVRGFKEILEGKYDELPEQAFYMVGSIEEVMEKAKRLTAA